A portion of the bacterium genome contains these proteins:
- a CDS encoding GNAT family N-acetyltransferase produces MPATVAYPASRETDVVLRDGSTLHVRPIRPDDESRLLAFYAALSEDARLMRFFSPLSDAALVQQVRRDVAADHVRRVSLVGTHGPHDEIVAEASYSTVDGDHAEVAFAVADAYQGRGIATILLGQLAQIAAGREIHTFQALVLPDNLRMIEVFREAGFPVDVHYSGWELMVTFPTSLTEEALSRFERRDQIAAQNALRAFFAPRAVAVIGASRRRGTIGGEVFHNLLRDGFEGPVYPVNPSAPVVQSVPAYRTVGDIPGPVDLAVVTVPAAYVCDVAAQCAEKGVRALVVISAGFGEGGAEGRARQAELLRICRTNGMRLVGPNCMGLLNTDPAVRLNATFAPQMPPAGRVAFSTQSGALGLAIIDYAASLGLGLSTFVSVGNKADISGNDLLNYWETDPGTDVILLYLESFGNPRRFARIARRVGRTKPIVAVKSGRSPAGTRATSSHTGALVASDVTVDALFRQAGVIRTDTLEELFDVASLLANQPVPAGNRVAVITNGGGAGVLCADNCEAEGLVLPAFGEETQARLRAVLPAEASVENPVDMIAAATADQYHKAIAIVAADPNVDALIVIFVPPLVTEAADVARALVEAAREIAGAKPIIPVFMSAHGVPDALRAPDVRLPSFVFPETAGIALARVARYGVWRSRPPAPLPVLADVRRRDAAAVVASALNRGAGWLTAGESEALLGAYGVSLVPQRVAATPDEAVAAAEALMRETGARAVALKATGPDLLHKTDAGAVRLGLANADAVRAAAAEMGRAVTAAGLHATGWVAQSMAAPGIEMIVGVVHDPRFGPVVACGAGGTLVEVLRDVSVRLTPLTERDAHEMIADLKIAPALAGVRGRPPADVDALADLLVRIGAMVDDLPQIAELDCNPVIVHDRGATIVDVRVRVERVEAIPLLGRTPPANGRGGAPVTRS; encoded by the coding sequence GTGCCCGCGACCGTCGCGTACCCTGCCTCGCGCGAGACAGACGTCGTGCTGCGCGACGGCTCCACACTCCACGTGCGTCCCATCCGTCCCGACGACGAATCGAGGCTGCTGGCGTTCTACGCGGCCCTGTCCGAGGACGCGCGGCTCATGCGCTTCTTCTCTCCGCTGTCGGACGCGGCGCTCGTCCAGCAGGTGCGGCGCGACGTGGCCGCGGACCACGTGCGGCGGGTCAGTCTCGTCGGAACCCACGGCCCGCACGACGAAATCGTGGCGGAGGCATCCTACAGCACCGTCGACGGCGACCACGCCGAGGTGGCGTTCGCCGTCGCGGACGCCTACCAGGGCCGCGGCATCGCCACCATCCTGCTCGGCCAGCTCGCGCAGATCGCCGCGGGGCGCGAGATTCATACGTTCCAGGCGCTCGTGCTGCCGGACAATTTGAGGATGATCGAAGTGTTCCGGGAGGCGGGCTTCCCGGTCGACGTTCACTACAGCGGCTGGGAGCTGATGGTCACATTTCCAACGTCGCTGACCGAGGAGGCGCTCTCCCGGTTCGAGCGGCGGGACCAGATCGCGGCGCAGAACGCGCTGCGCGCCTTCTTCGCGCCGCGCGCGGTCGCGGTGATCGGCGCGTCGCGGCGGCGGGGGACCATCGGCGGAGAGGTCTTCCACAATCTCCTGCGCGATGGGTTCGAAGGCCCCGTCTACCCCGTCAATCCGTCGGCGCCCGTCGTGCAGAGCGTGCCGGCCTATCGCACCGTCGGCGACATCCCCGGTCCCGTAGACCTCGCGGTGGTCACGGTCCCGGCGGCCTACGTCTGCGACGTGGCCGCGCAGTGCGCGGAGAAAGGTGTCCGCGCGCTGGTCGTCATCTCCGCGGGGTTCGGCGAGGGCGGCGCCGAGGGCCGGGCGCGCCAGGCCGAGCTGCTCCGCATCTGCCGGACGAACGGCATGCGGTTGGTCGGCCCGAACTGCATGGGACTCCTCAACACCGACCCCGCGGTGCGGCTCAACGCGACCTTCGCGCCGCAGATGCCGCCGGCGGGGCGGGTGGCGTTCTCGACGCAGAGCGGCGCGCTCGGGCTCGCGATCATCGACTACGCCGCGTCGCTCGGCCTCGGGCTCTCGACGTTCGTGTCCGTCGGCAACAAGGCCGACATCTCCGGCAACGATCTGCTCAACTACTGGGAGACGGATCCGGGCACGGACGTCATCCTGCTGTACCTCGAGTCGTTCGGCAATCCGCGCCGGTTTGCCCGGATCGCGCGACGGGTGGGGCGGACGAAGCCGATCGTCGCCGTGAAGAGTGGGCGGTCGCCCGCGGGGACGCGCGCGACCTCGTCGCACACCGGCGCGCTCGTCGCCTCCGACGTAACGGTCGACGCGCTGTTCCGGCAGGCCGGCGTCATCCGCACCGATACGCTCGAGGAGTTGTTCGACGTCGCCTCGCTCCTCGCGAACCAGCCGGTGCCGGCGGGCAACCGGGTCGCCGTCATCACCAACGGCGGGGGCGCCGGCGTGCTCTGCGCCGACAACTGCGAGGCCGAGGGTCTGGTGCTGCCGGCCTTCGGCGAGGAGACTCAGGCGCGGCTGCGCGCGGTACTGCCGGCCGAGGCGAGCGTCGAAAACCCGGTCGACATGATCGCCGCCGCCACCGCGGACCAGTACCACAAGGCGATCGCGATCGTCGCCGCCGACCCCAACGTGGACGCCCTGATCGTCATCTTCGTGCCACCGCTTGTCACCGAGGCCGCCGACGTCGCCCGCGCCCTCGTCGAGGCGGCGCGCGAGATCGCCGGTGCGAAGCCGATCATCCCGGTCTTCATGTCGGCGCACGGCGTACCCGACGCGTTGAGGGCGCCCGACGTGCGCCTGCCGTCGTTCGTCTTCCCGGAAACGGCGGGGATCGCGCTCGCGCGGGTGGCGCGCTACGGCGTGTGGCGGTCGCGTCCGCCGGCGCCCCTGCCCGTGCTCGCGGACGTCCGGCGCCGGGACGCGGCGGCCGTCGTCGCCTCGGCTCTGAACCGCGGCGCCGGCTGGCTCACCGCCGGCGAGAGCGAGGCGCTGCTGGGCGCCTACGGAGTGTCGCTGGTCCCGCAGCGGGTCGCGGCGACGCCGGACGAAGCCGTCGCGGCCGCGGAGGCGTTGATGCGGGAGACGGGAGCGCGCGCCGTGGCGCTCAAAGCGACCGGCCCCGACCTCCTCCACAAGACCGACGCCGGCGCGGTACGGCTCGGTCTCGCGAACGCCGACGCGGTACGGGCGGCCGCCGCGGAGATGGGCCGCGCCGTGACCGCGGCGGGCCTCCACGCGACCGGGTGGGTCGCGCAGTCGATGGCCGCGCCGGGGATCGAGATGATCGTGGGCGTCGTGCACGACCCGCGCTTCGGGCCCGTCGTGGCCTGCGGCGCCGGCGGGACGCTGGTGGAGGTTCTGCGGGACGTCTCCGTGCGGCTCACGCCGCTCACCGAACGCGACGCGCACGAGATGATCGCCGATCTCAAGATTGCGCCGGCGCTGGCCGGGGTGCGGGGACGGCCGCCGGCCGACGTGGACGCCCTGGCGGACCTGCTGGTCCGGATCGGCGCGATGGTGGACGATCTCCCGCAGATCGCCGAACTGGACTGCAACCCGGTGATCGTCCACGACCGGGGCGCCACCATCGTGGACGTCCGGGTGCGCGTCGAGCGGGTGGAGGCGATACCGCTCCTCGGCCGGACGCCGCCGGCGAACGGCCGGGGCGGCGCTCCCGTGACCCGGTCCTAG
- a CDS encoding CBS domain-containing protein codes for MRHVTAREIMSSPVVTVGADTPVRRIVETMLRSRISGLPVVDEDERVLGVVTEADLLEKEDRPIPEPPILTWHGRSLRLERMLGRYRKATGTVARDVMTENIITAAEDTNVQELAHLMLRHDINRILILREGRLAGIVTRADVLKVFLRSDESILQTVRETLARELYIDPAALTLSCANGVVTATGTVDRHSDWALLVKWIRSVDGVVAVHADHLAYRRDDLALGRVAF; via the coding sequence ATGCGGCACGTGACGGCTCGTGAGATCATGTCGAGTCCCGTCGTTACGGTGGGCGCGGATACTCCCGTGCGCCGGATTGTGGAGACGATGCTGCGGTCCCGGATCAGCGGCCTGCCGGTCGTGGACGAGGACGAACGCGTCCTCGGCGTCGTGACCGAAGCCGACCTCCTCGAAAAGGAGGATCGCCCAATTCCGGAACCGCCGATCCTCACCTGGCACGGCCGGTCGCTCCGGCTCGAGCGCATGCTCGGGCGGTACCGCAAGGCGACCGGCACTGTCGCGCGCGACGTCATGACGGAGAACATCATCACGGCCGCCGAGGACACCAACGTCCAGGAGCTCGCGCACCTGATGCTCCGGCACGACATCAACCGCATCTTGATCCTGCGCGAGGGCCGCCTCGCCGGCATCGTGACGCGCGCGGACGTCTTGAAGGTCTTTCTGCGCAGCGACGAGAGCATTCTGCAGACGGTCCGGGAGACGCTCGCGCGGGAGCTCTACATCGATCCCGCGGCCCTCACGCTCTCGTGCGCGAACGGCGTCGTCACCGCGACCGGCACGGTGGACCGGCACAGCGATTGGGCGCTGCTCGTGAAGTGGATCCGCTCGGTCGACGGCGTGGTGGCCGTACACGCCGACCACCTCGCCTACCGCCGCGACGACCTCGCCCTCGGCCGGGTCGCGTTCTAA
- a CDS encoding dihydroorotate dehydrogenase-like protein: MADLSTTYLGLRLRSPLMPGASPMVDNLDTVRRLADAGAAAIVMHSLFEEQFVREQLATVHHLEAHADSFAEALSYLPRPSDFALGPEQYLAQIARIKAAVGLPVIASLNGTSAGGWLGYARRIEEAGADALELNVYHISTDPRETAGAVERRLLTLLRAVKAEVKIPVAVKLSPFFSAMAHFASEIDAAGADGLVLFNRFYEPDIDPESLNVAPRLALSTGTELPLRLHWLAILSGRLRASLAVTGGVHTALDAIRAVMAGADAVQLVSALLLRGPQYLGVVRREMEAWMDAHEYVSLRQMRGSLNLERCPDPAAFERANYVRVLQAWNATPSLRLVGR, from the coding sequence ATGGCGGACCTTTCCACGACGTATCTCGGCCTCCGCCTGCGCAGTCCGCTGATGCCGGGCGCCTCGCCGATGGTGGACAATCTCGACACCGTCAGGCGCCTGGCCGACGCCGGCGCGGCGGCGATCGTCATGCACTCGCTGTTCGAGGAGCAGTTCGTCCGCGAGCAGCTTGCCACGGTCCACCATCTCGAGGCGCACGCCGACTCGTTTGCGGAGGCCCTCTCCTATCTGCCGCGGCCGAGCGACTTTGCGCTCGGCCCCGAGCAGTACCTCGCGCAGATCGCGCGCATCAAAGCCGCCGTCGGCCTGCCGGTGATCGCGTCGCTGAACGGCACCTCCGCCGGCGGGTGGCTCGGCTACGCGCGCCGCATCGAGGAGGCCGGGGCCGACGCGCTCGAGCTCAACGTCTACCACATCTCCACCGACCCGCGGGAGACGGCGGGCGCCGTCGAGCGCCGCCTGCTCACGCTGCTGCGCGCAGTCAAAGCCGAAGTGAAGATCCCCGTGGCCGTGAAGCTGTCGCCGTTTTTCTCCGCGATGGCGCACTTCGCGTCGGAAATCGACGCCGCGGGGGCCGACGGGCTCGTCCTGTTCAACCGCTTTTACGAGCCGGACATCGACCCGGAATCGCTCAACGTGGCGCCGCGGCTTGCGCTCTCCACCGGCACGGAACTGCCGCTGCGGCTCCACTGGCTGGCGATTCTGTCGGGCCGCCTGCGCGCCTCGCTGGCCGTCACGGGGGGCGTGCACACCGCGCTGGACGCGATCAGGGCGGTGATGGCCGGCGCCGACGCCGTCCAGCTCGTCTCGGCGCTGCTGCTGCGCGGCCCGCAGTACCTCGGCGTCGTCCGCCGGGAGATGGAAGCCTGGATGGACGCGCACGAATACGTCTCGCTGCGGCAGATGCGGGGGAGCCTGAACCTCGAGCGCTGTCCCGATCCGGCCGCCTTCGAGCGCGCCAACTACGTCCGCGTGCTGCAGGCCTGGAACGCGACGCCGTCGCTCCGGCTCGTCGGGCGCTAG
- a CDS encoding response regulator transcription factor, with protein MPAPARAKIRVLLADDHAIVRQGVKMILTNEPDIEVVGEAEDGLQAVEMAKKLKPDVAVLDISMPGINGIEATRQIKAALPNVHTLALTMHADDTYVFQLLKAGGSGYVLKRAAATDLVQAIHAARRGEAFLYPSIAKAVVADYLKRLETGEGRESYDGLTEREREILTLVAEGATNQEISQKLYISVKTVQTHRTHIMEKLNLHDRTMLVRYAIRKGLIEP; from the coding sequence GTGCCGGCACCGGCCCGTGCGAAAATTCGGGTGCTCCTGGCCGACGATCATGCGATCGTCCGCCAGGGCGTCAAGATGATCCTCACCAACGAGCCCGACATCGAGGTCGTCGGCGAGGCCGAGGACGGCCTGCAGGCGGTCGAGATGGCCAAGAAGCTCAAGCCCGACGTCGCGGTGCTCGACATCAGCATGCCGGGCATCAACGGCATCGAGGCGACGCGCCAGATCAAGGCGGCCCTGCCGAACGTGCACACGCTCGCGCTCACGATGCACGCCGACGATACCTACGTCTTTCAGTTGCTGAAGGCCGGGGGTTCCGGGTACGTCCTTAAGCGCGCCGCGGCCACCGATCTCGTGCAGGCCATTCACGCCGCACGGCGCGGGGAGGCGTTCCTCTACCCGTCCATCGCGAAGGCGGTGGTGGCGGACTATCTGAAGCGCCTGGAGACCGGCGAAGGCCGCGAGAGTTACGACGGCCTCACCGAGCGAGAACGCGAAATCCTCACGCTGGTGGCGGAGGGCGCGACCAACCAGGAGATCTCCCAGAAGCTGTACATCAGCGTCAAGACCGTCCAGACGCACCGCACCCACATCATGGAGAAGCTCAACCTGCACGACCGCACGATGCTCGTCCGGTACGCGATCCGCAAGGGCCTCATCGAGCCCTAA
- a CDS encoding DUF2945 domain-containing protein → MIRPFRAGDHVEWNSEAGRVRGRIVQKITSPIVFKGYRRHASREEPQYLIKSDKTDHVAIHKGTALKKVRGRRGRPHASKPLER, encoded by the coding sequence GTGATCCGACCGTTTCGTGCCGGAGATCACGTGGAGTGGAACTCGGAGGCCGGCCGGGTTCGGGGCCGGATCGTCCAAAAGATCACGTCACCGATTGTGTTCAAAGGCTACCGGCGCCACGCGTCGCGCGAGGAGCCCCAGTACCTCATCAAGAGTGACAAGACCGACCACGTCGCGATCCACAAGGGCACGGCGCTGAAGAAGGTCCGGGGCCGCAGAGGCCGCCCGCATGCGTCGAAGCCTCTTGAGCGCTAG
- a CDS encoding amidohydrolase family protein, producing the protein MAEYDLLVTGADVVTPAAVRRLDIAVRGGRVAALGVPGTFGDADRVIDAAGGVVLPGVIDPHVHCRIHSHHVDDLPTVLEAAAAGGVTTALVHLLPAATVAATPLDLLQEFRDLGRREAPIDFSFHAWLPERPGTLEQIPELLAAGLPSFKLFCAYKSIGRMASDPFLVRAMDAIARQGGMLLVHAEDGDIIDFRIAAQRARGRVGAADYLWTHPDEAEWVAVAKTLGYARATGCPLYVVHVSTPRGVDLIEDARRAGQRVWSETCVQYLELTDELLASWGPLAKISPPLRDAAANEGLWRHLAAGRIDAVGSDHSPHSRETKAPGYRDIFDAWYGAPGVQTLLPVMWDAFRRRGLPLPLLARVMSEEPARIFGLDRKGAIAPGFDADLVIVDPDAETELRSADQIGRAGYTLYEGRRVRGRLTAVLRRGDVLVEDGVLRRRGGGRFVARRPAGSAPA; encoded by the coding sequence GTGGCTGAGTACGACCTCCTCGTTACCGGCGCCGACGTCGTCACGCCGGCGGCGGTCCGGCGGTTGGACATCGCCGTGCGCGGCGGCCGTGTCGCGGCGCTCGGCGTCCCGGGGACTTTCGGCGACGCGGACCGCGTCATCGACGCCGCGGGCGGGGTGGTGCTGCCCGGCGTGATCGACCCGCACGTGCATTGCCGGATCCACAGCCACCACGTCGACGACCTGCCCACCGTGCTGGAGGCCGCGGCGGCCGGAGGCGTGACCACGGCGCTTGTCCATCTGCTGCCGGCGGCCACGGTGGCGGCGACGCCGCTCGATCTGCTCCAAGAGTTTCGGGACCTGGGAAGGCGCGAGGCGCCGATCGATTTCTCGTTTCATGCCTGGCTGCCCGAGCGGCCGGGCACGCTCGAGCAGATTCCCGAACTTCTTGCCGCGGGCCTCCCGTCGTTCAAGTTGTTTTGCGCGTACAAGTCGATCGGGCGAATGGCCTCGGACCCGTTTCTCGTGCGGGCGATGGACGCGATCGCCCGGCAGGGCGGGATGCTGCTGGTGCACGCGGAGGACGGGGACATCATCGACTTCCGCATCGCCGCCCAGCGTGCGCGCGGCCGGGTGGGCGCCGCGGACTACCTCTGGACCCATCCGGACGAGGCGGAATGGGTGGCGGTCGCCAAGACCCTCGGCTACGCCCGCGCGACGGGGTGCCCGCTGTATGTCGTGCACGTCAGTACGCCGCGCGGGGTTGACCTCATCGAAGACGCGCGGCGGGCCGGGCAGCGGGTGTGGTCCGAGACCTGCGTGCAGTACCTCGAGCTCACCGACGAGCTGTTGGCGTCGTGGGGCCCGCTCGCCAAGATCAGCCCGCCGCTGCGCGACGCGGCGGCGAACGAGGGGCTCTGGCGCCATCTCGCCGCGGGACGCATCGATGCGGTGGGCTCGGACCACTCGCCTCACTCGCGTGAGACCAAGGCTCCCGGCTATCGCGACATCTTCGACGCGTGGTACGGCGCGCCGGGCGTGCAGACGCTGCTGCCCGTGATGTGGGACGCCTTCCGGCGCCGGGGGCTTCCGCTGCCGTTGCTGGCCCGGGTGATGAGTGAGGAGCCGGCGCGCATATTCGGGCTCGACCGCAAGGGGGCGATCGCCCCCGGGTTCGACGCCGATCTCGTGATCGTCGATCCGGACGCTGAGACGGAACTCCGCAGCGCCGACCAGATCGGCCGTGCCGGCTATACGCTGTACGAAGGCCGCCGTGTGCGCGGCCGGCTCACGGCGGTGCTGCGGCGCGGCGACGTGCTGGTGGAGGACGGCGTCCTGCGCCGCCGCGGCGGCGGGCGTTTTGTGGCCCGTCGGCCGGCCGGGAGCGCGCCGGCGTGA
- the nifJ gene encoding pyruvate:ferredoxin (flavodoxin) oxidoreductase has product MLVSPATGRAVRTSARPVSTIDGNEAIASVAYRLNEVIAIYPITPASPMGELADEWAAQGRTNLWTAVPQVVEMQAEGGAAGAVHGALQAGALTTTFTASQGLLLMLPNLYKIAGELTAFTMHVAARTVATHALSIFADHSDVMACRQTGFAMLASGSVQEAHDLACIAHSAAFRARVPFLHFCDGFRTSHEIAKVELLTDDDLRTMIPEDLIEAHRARALTPDRPVLRGTTQNPDVFFQAREAANPFYLTCPQRVQETMDAFARLTGRAYHLFDYAGDPAAERVLVIMGSGAETAVGTAERLRERGEKVGVVTVRLYRPFSVADFIATLPRTVRAVAVLDRTKEPGAVGEPLYLDVVTALHEAPDGAAPAGVRVVIGGRYGLSSKEFTPAMVRAVFEELAKPHPKRHFTVGITDDVTGFSLPFDPEWDIEPDDVTRAVFFGLGADGTVGANKNSIKIIGEHTANYAQGYFVYDSKKSGAMTVSHLRFGPRPIRSPYLIRRANFVACHQFHFTERRDVLRYAAPGAVFLLNAPYGPDAVWDHLPREVQSEIVGRRLRFFVIDALDVARRTGMGGRINTIMQTCFFAISGVLPRDEAIAKIKDAIRESYGSGGDEVVRRNWQAVDETLAHLHQVAVPSQVTAARGRPSLLPDAAPDFVRRVTGLMLADQGDLLPVSAFPPDGTWPVGTSRWEKRNIAQEIPVWDPAICIQCNKCAFVCPHAVIRAQLYEPAHLDGAPASFKSTDYRGLDFTGYRYTLQVAPEDCTGCGLCVAVCPVKDKTNPRHKAIDMAPQPPLRETERENWEFFLTLPAPDPARLKHDVKESQFRTPLFEFSGACAGCGETPYLKLLTQLVGDRVLIANATGCSSIYGANLPTTPYTVNRDGRGPAWANSLFEDNAEFGLGFRLAVDRLTARARRLLGRLAPALGTDLTRDLLAADQTTDAGIAAQRTRVALLRRRCADLAAPDARRLERVADYLVYKSVWIVGGDGWAYDIGYGGLDHVLASGRDVNILVLDTEVYSNTGGQQSKATPRGAAAKFAAAGKATPKKDLALLAMTYRNVYVAQVAFGAKDTQTVHALLEADAYPGPSLIVAYSPCIAHGYDLVHGAEQQKLAVETGYWPLFRYDPRRGAEGKNPLILDSAPPKGDLERFLYNETRFRMVESADPERARRLLEEIRHDVQVKYRLYEQLAHLNAVPAAGTGGDAAAPSATAAD; this is encoded by the coding sequence ATGTTGGTGAGCCCCGCCACCGGGCGCGCCGTCCGCACGTCCGCTCGCCCGGTCTCCACGATCGACGGCAACGAGGCGATCGCATCCGTCGCCTACCGCCTGAACGAAGTCATCGCGATCTATCCGATCACCCCTGCCTCGCCGATGGGTGAGTTGGCCGACGAGTGGGCGGCTCAGGGCCGAACGAACCTCTGGACGGCCGTCCCCCAGGTGGTGGAAATGCAGGCGGAGGGCGGCGCCGCCGGCGCCGTCCACGGCGCGCTGCAGGCCGGCGCGCTCACGACCACCTTCACCGCCTCTCAGGGCCTGCTGCTCATGCTCCCCAACCTGTACAAGATCGCGGGCGAGCTCACGGCGTTCACGATGCACGTGGCCGCCCGGACCGTCGCCACCCACGCGCTGTCCATCTTCGCCGATCACTCCGACGTGATGGCCTGCCGGCAGACCGGGTTTGCCATGCTCGCCTCCGGGTCGGTGCAGGAGGCGCACGATCTCGCCTGCATCGCCCACAGCGCCGCGTTCCGGGCCCGGGTGCCGTTCCTCCACTTCTGTGACGGCTTCCGGACGTCGCACGAGATCGCGAAGGTCGAGCTCCTCACCGACGACGATCTGCGGACGATGATACCGGAAGACCTCATCGAGGCGCATCGGGCCCGCGCGCTGACCCCGGATCGCCCCGTGCTGCGCGGAACGACCCAGAATCCGGACGTGTTCTTCCAGGCACGCGAGGCGGCGAATCCCTTCTACCTCACCTGCCCCCAGCGTGTGCAGGAGACGATGGACGCGTTCGCGCGGCTCACCGGCCGCGCGTACCATCTGTTCGACTACGCCGGGGATCCCGCGGCCGAGCGGGTGCTGGTGATCATGGGCTCCGGGGCGGAGACCGCCGTCGGGACGGCGGAGCGGCTGCGCGAACGCGGCGAGAAGGTCGGCGTGGTTACGGTGCGCCTCTACCGGCCGTTCTCGGTGGCCGACTTTATCGCAACGCTGCCTCGCACCGTGCGCGCCGTCGCGGTCCTCGACCGGACCAAGGAACCCGGCGCCGTGGGCGAGCCGCTCTACCTCGACGTCGTCACCGCGCTGCACGAAGCGCCGGACGGCGCCGCGCCGGCGGGAGTCCGGGTCGTGATCGGCGGCCGGTACGGCCTCTCCTCCAAGGAGTTCACGCCGGCGATGGTCCGGGCAGTGTTCGAGGAACTGGCGAAGCCGCACCCCAAGCGCCACTTCACGGTCGGAATCACCGACGACGTCACCGGCTTCTCGCTGCCCTTCGATCCCGAGTGGGACATCGAGCCGGACGATGTGACCCGCGCGGTGTTCTTCGGGCTCGGCGCCGACGGGACGGTAGGTGCGAACAAGAACTCGATCAAGATCATCGGCGAGCACACGGCCAATTACGCGCAGGGCTACTTCGTCTACGACTCCAAGAAGTCGGGGGCGATGACCGTGTCGCACCTGCGGTTCGGTCCGCGCCCCATCCGGTCGCCGTATCTGATCCGCCGCGCCAACTTCGTCGCCTGCCACCAGTTCCATTTCACGGAGCGCCGGGACGTCCTGCGGTACGCCGCTCCCGGCGCGGTCTTCCTGTTGAACGCGCCGTACGGGCCGGACGCGGTCTGGGATCACCTCCCCCGCGAAGTGCAGAGCGAGATCGTCGGCAGGCGCCTGCGGTTCTTCGTGATCGACGCGCTCGACGTCGCGCGCCGGACGGGAATGGGCGGCCGGATCAACACAATCATGCAGACCTGCTTCTTCGCCATCTCCGGGGTGCTGCCGCGCGACGAGGCGATCGCAAAGATCAAAGACGCGATCCGGGAATCCTACGGCTCCGGCGGCGACGAGGTGGTGCGCCGGAACTGGCAGGCGGTCGACGAGACGCTCGCGCACTTGCATCAGGTCGCGGTCCCGTCACAGGTCACGGCCGCCCGGGGACGGCCGTCGCTGCTGCCGGATGCCGCGCCCGACTTCGTCCGGCGCGTGACCGGACTGATGCTGGCCGATCAGGGCGATCTCCTGCCCGTCAGCGCGTTTCCACCGGACGGCACGTGGCCGGTCGGAACGAGCCGGTGGGAAAAACGCAACATCGCGCAGGAAATCCCGGTGTGGGATCCGGCGATCTGCATCCAGTGCAACAAGTGCGCCTTCGTCTGCCCGCATGCGGTCATCCGGGCCCAACTGTACGAGCCGGCTCACCTCGACGGGGCCCCGGCGTCGTTCAAGTCGACCGACTACAGGGGACTCGACTTCACGGGCTACCGGTACACGCTGCAGGTGGCGCCGGAGGACTGCACGGGATGCGGCCTGTGCGTCGCGGTCTGCCCGGTGAAGGACAAGACCAACCCCCGGCACAAGGCGATCGACATGGCGCCGCAGCCGCCGCTGCGCGAGACCGAGCGGGAGAACTGGGAGTTCTTCCTGACGCTGCCGGCGCCCGACCCCGCGCGCCTCAAGCACGATGTCAAGGAGTCGCAGTTTCGGACGCCGCTCTTCGAGTTCTCCGGCGCCTGCGCGGGCTGCGGTGAGACGCCGTATCTCAAGCTGCTGACCCAGCTCGTCGGCGACCGCGTCCTCATCGCCAACGCGACCGGCTGCTCGTCCATCTACGGCGCGAACCTCCCGACGACTCCGTACACCGTCAACCGCGACGGCCGCGGCCCGGCCTGGGCCAACTCGCTCTTCGAGGACAACGCGGAGTTCGGGCTCGGCTTCCGGCTGGCCGTAGACCGGCTCACCGCGCGGGCGCGCCGGCTGCTGGGACGGCTTGCGCCGGCCCTCGGCACCGACCTGACCCGTGACTTGCTCGCCGCCGATCAGACAACCGACGCCGGCATCGCGGCGCAACGGACGCGGGTAGCGCTGCTGCGGCGGCGCTGCGCGGACCTGGCCGCGCCGGACGCGCGCCGGCTCGAGCGCGTCGCGGACTACCTGGTGTACAAGAGCGTGTGGATCGTCGGCGGCGACGGGTGGGCCTACGACATCGGCTACGGCGGCCTGGACCACGTGCTGGCCTCGGGACGCGACGTCAACATCCTGGTCCTCGACACGGAAGTGTACTCCAACACCGGCGGCCAGCAGTCCAAAGCGACGCCCCGCGGCGCCGCCGCCAAGTTCGCCGCCGCCGGCAAGGCGACGCCCAAGAAGGATCTGGCGCTCCTGGCGATGACTTACCGGAACGTCTACGTGGCGCAGGTGGCGTTTGGGGCCAAGGACACGCAGACCGTGCACGCGCTGCTCGAGGCGGACGCCTACCCCGGCCCGTCGCTGATCGTCGCCTACAGCCCGTGCATTGCGCACGGGTACGATCTGGTGCACGGCGCCGAGCAGCAGAAACTCGCCGTGGAGACCGGCTACTGGCCCCTCTTCCGGTACGATCCCCGCCGCGGGGCGGAGGGCAAGAACCCGCTCATCCTCGACTCCGCTCCGCCGAAAGGAGACCTGGAACGGTTCCTCTACAACGAGACCCGGTTCCGCATGGTCGAGAGCGCGGACCCGGAGCGGGCGCGCCGGCTGCTGGAAGAGATCCGGCACGACGTACAGGTGAAGTACCGGCTCTACGAGCAACTGGCTCATCTCAACGCCGTCCCGGCCGCGGGGACCGGCGGCGACGCCGCCGCGCCCTCGGCGACGGCGGCCGACTAG